One Sander vitreus isolate 19-12246 chromosome 22, sanVit1, whole genome shotgun sequence DNA segment encodes these proteins:
- the zic1 gene encoding zinc finger protein ZIC 1, which yields MLLDAGPQYPTIGVTTFGSSRHHSTGEVTEREVALGINPFADGMGAFKINHSSHDIGSGQTAFSSQAPGYAAAALGHHHHPTHVGSYSTAAFNSTRDFLFRNRGFGDATGPQHSLFASGSFAGPHGHSDAAGHLLFPGLHEQASSHASSNVVNSQMRLGFSGDMYGRADQYGHVTSPRSDHYASTQLHGYGPMNMNMAAHHGAGAFFRYMRQPIKQELICKWIEPEQLTNPKKSCNKTFSTMHELVTHLTVEHVGGPEQTNHICFWEECAREGKPFKAKYKLVNHIRVHTGEKPFPCPFPGCGKVFARSENLKIHKRTHTGEKPFKCEFEGCDRRFANSSDRKKHMHVHTSDKPYLCKMCDKSYTHPSSLRKHMKVHESTNPAPQPSPAASSGYESSTPPTIVSPSTENQSSSSISPAASAVHHTTSHSTLSSNFNEWYV from the exons ATGCTCTTGGACGCAGGACCGCAGTATCCCACCATAGGAGTCACTACTTTCGGCTCCTCGCGGCATCACTCAACAGGCGAAGtcacagagagagaagtggCGTTGGGGATAAATCCGTTCGCCGATGGGATGGGCGCCTTCAAAATAAACCACAGCTCCCACGATATTGGCTCCGGACAAACGGCGTTTTCCTCCCAGGCGCCCGGCTACGCAGCAGCCGCCCTGGGACACCATCACCACCCGACCCACGTTGGCTCTTACTCCACGGCGGCTTTCAACTCCACCAGGGACTTTCTCTTCAGAAATCGGGGTTTCGGGGACGCCACCGGGCCGCAGCACAGTTTGTTCGCCTCCGGAAGTTTCGCAGGGCCACATGGACACTCAGATGCAGCGGGGCACCTGCTCTTCCCAGGGCTCCACGAGCAAGCGTCAAGCCATGCTTCTTCTAACGTGGTCAACAGCCAGATGCGGCTGGGCTTCTCGGGGGACATGTACGGTCGGGCCGACCAGTATGGCCACGTTACAAGCCCACGGTCCGACCACTATGCTTCGACCCAGCTGCACGGCTATGGCCCCATGAACATGAATATGGCCGCACACCACGGAGCAGGGGCCTTCTTTCGATACATGAGGCAGCCGATCAAACAAGAGCTCATCTGCAAGTGGATCGAGCCGGAGCAGCTGACAAATCCCAAAAAGTCGTGCAACAAAACTTTTAGCACGATGCACGAGCTTGTGACCCATCTGACTGTGGAGCATGTGGGGGGACCAGAACAGACCAACCACATCTGCTTCTGGGAGGAATGCGCCAGAGAAGGAAAGCCATTCAAAGCCAAATACAAACTTGTAAATCATATCAGAGTACACACCGGCGAAAAGCCCTTTCCGTGTCCGTTCCCCGGCTGTGGCAAAGTATTTGCTCGCTCGGAAAATCTAAAAATTCACAAAAGGACTCACACCG GTGAGAAGCCTTTTAAGTGTGAGTTTGAAGGCTGCGACAGGCGATTTGCAAACAGCAGTGACCGCAAGAAACACATGCACGTCCACACGTCGGACAAGCCCTATCTCTGCAAAATGTGCGACAAGTCATACACACATCCCAGCTCCCTCCGAAAACACATGAAG GTCCACGAATCCACCAATCCAGCACCGCAGCCATCTCCAGCGGCCAGTTCAGGGTACGAGTCGTCCACACCTCCCACTATAGTATCCCCGTCCACAGAGaaccagagcagcagctccatatCACCAGCAGCCTCAGCAGTACACCACACAACCAGCCACAGCACGCTGTCGTCAAATTTCAATGAATGGTACGTGTAA
- the zic4 gene encoding zinc finger protein ZIC 4 — MSVDALGSPVMDPTFSKRNTALRLVDLAGAHHHHHHHHHTPQSVTGFPGFSSHPHSMAHSHPGEITAEPRLGPSPFGPEHMGHSAALKISPAHHYPHHHHHHHNHHMAGHSEVVSSQTGAFGPVQATSVPYSMSHTAQALSAGRDFLIRRDLTAQAMPVLTDQTAGSASHHGMFVSTTGSYPGHYGHHPDAGNHTLFSGLHHDQSSSGSPGGQGLNGQIRLGLPGEMYVRSDHLSQVASSRADPFSASPLHGYGGLNLNMNLSAHHHHHHHGAGAFFRYMRQPIKQELICKWLEPELSPKKLCSKTYSTMHELVTHVTVEHVGGPEQANHICFWEECPREGKPFKAKYKLVNHIRVHTGEKPFPCPFPGCGKVFARSENLKIHKRTHTGEKPFKCEFDGCDRRFANSSDRKKHSHVHTSDKPYNCKVRGCDKSYTHPSSLRKHMKVHCKSPPPSSGYESSTPSLVSPSSDLGREPGGSSVLSEPVGASQPANLSEWYVCHSSGASGAQTPPSGPSTPDPTDEPPYRNPEPRDAF, encoded by the exons ATGAGCGTGGATGCATTGGGAAGCCCCGTGATGGACCCTACGTTTTCCAAACGGAACACGGCGCTGAGATTAGTTGACTTGGCAGGGGCtcaccaccatcaccatcatcaccaccatacCCCTCAGAGCGTGACAGGCTTCCCGGGGTTCAGCAGCCATCCACACTCAATGGCTCACTCGCACCCTGGGGAGATTACTGCGGAACCCCGCCTGGGGCCGAGTCCATTCGGGCCAGAACACATGGGGCACTCCGCGGCCCTCAAAATCAGCCCAGCCCATCATTATccccaccaccatcaccaccaccacaatcATCATATGGCAGGCCACAGTGAAGTGGTCTCCAGTCAAACGGGAGCTTTTGGCCCGGTTCAGGCGACATCGGTCCCGTATTCTATGTCTCACACAGCCCAGGCTTTATCCGCAGGTAGGGATTTCCTCATCCGGAGAGATCTGACAGCTCAAGCCATGCCAGTACTGACTGACCAGACTGCTGGTTCAGCCTCTCACCACGGAATGTTTGTCTCAACAACAGGTAGCTATCCCGGACACTATGGTCATCACCCTGACGCTGGGAACCATACCCTCTTCTCCGGACTCCATCACGACCAGTCTTCTAGCGGATCACCGGGTGGCCAAGGGTTGAATGGACAAATAAGGTTAGGACTACCTGGAGAAATGTACGTTAGGTCTGATCATTTGAGTCAAGTGGCAAGCTCCAGGGCTGATCCGTTCTCCGCCTCGCCGTTGCACGGCTACGGTGGTCTGAATCTGAACATGAATCTCAGcgctcaccaccaccaccaccaccacggaGCCGGTGCCTTTTTCCGCTACATGAGGCAGCCGATAAAACAAGAGCTGATTTGCAAGTGGCTGGAGCCGGAGCTATCGCCGAAGAAACTTTGCTCCAAAACTTACAGCACCATGCATGAACTCGTAACGCATGTGACGGTGGAGCACGTTGGAGGACCAGAGCAGGCGAACCATATATGTTTTTGGGAAGAATGTCCGAGGGAAGGCAAACCATTTAAAGCCAAGTACAAACTTGTAAATCACATTCGAGTGCACACCGGGGAGAAACCGTTTCCATGCCCATTCCCTGGCTGTGGAAAAGTGTTTGCAAGATCCGAGAATCTTAAGATCCACAAAAGGACGCACACAG GTGAGAAGCCCTTCAAATGTGAGTTTGACGGCTGCGACAGACGCTTCGCCAACAGCAGTGACCGGAAAAAGCACTCCCACGTCCACACCAGCGATAAGCCCTACAACTGCAAAGTGAGAGGCTGCGATAAGTCCTACACACACCCCAGCTCCCTGAGGAAACACATGAAGGTGCATTGCAAGTCCCCCCCGCCCAGTTCAGGCTACGAGTCCTCCACCCCGTCCCTGGTCTCCCCCTCCTCAGACTTGGGCCGGGAGCCAGGAGGCTCCTCGGTGCTGTCGGAGCCGGTGGGAGCCTCCCAGCCCGCGAATTTAAGTGAATGGTACGTGTGCCACAGTTCAGGTGCCAGCGGCGCACAAACACCACCCAGCGGGCCCTCCACACCTGACCCCACAGACGAGCCACCTTACAGAAACCCAGAACCGAGGGACGCGTTTTAA